From Caldicellulosiruptoraceae bacterium PP1:
CGTTGAACAGCTATCCAAAATATGTAACTTAAGTAAATCTCATTTTTGTTATATATTTAAAACTACAATGGGTTTAACTCCTTTGGATTATTTAACAAAGCTTAGGATACAAAAAGCTTTAGAGTTACTCGGAAATTCAAATTTGTCAGTAACAGAAATAGCATATGAGGTAGGATTTAATTCGGTAACAAGTTTTAATATTTCATTTAAAAAATGGACTGGAATAACACCTACTGAATGCAGAAAATAAAATGAGGGTGCCTCAATAGTGTGATATGCTTACCTTATAGTAGACAGCTAAAAAATGTTTAATAAGGCATGCATATCATAGATAAGTAGAACACCCTCATACATTTTATAATTATTAGTATTTTGTATTTATTTTACTATATACAGCACCAAATATAAAATAATATTAAGTTTTTAATCAGCCTTATATTCTAATCTATTTTTTTATAAACTTTAACATAGTCTACTAACATCTGCTGAGGAAAAATTGTTGTACTATCAGGATAACCAGGCCAATTACCTCCAACAGCAACATTCAATATTAAATAAAAATCTCTATCGAAAGGAGCTGGATGATCTTTATATATTCTTCCATTTTCGTCTTTTGTAAACCAATCTGTTCTGGTTAAATAGTGTACACCATCAACATACCATCTAATCTCTCCAGGTTCCCATTCTATTGAAAATATATGATAATCTTGCGAAAAATCCCCTTGTTCTAATGTATATGAACTTCCATTGTAGGTATGTGGATTCCCATAATGTATTGTTCCATATACCGTATTAGGTTCTTGCCCTAACAACTCCATAATATCTATTTCTCCACAACTTGGCCATTCACCATATTTATTCAAATCCTGTGGCATCATCCATATAGCAGGCCAAATACCTTGTGTCTTAGGTAGTTTAGCTTTTACCTCTACCTTACCATAAGTAAAATAAAATTTATCTTGTGTTGTAAGTTTACCAGAAGTATAATCATACGTTTCATTATATTTTGTATTTTCTTTTATTGCAGTAATAATTAAATTGCTATTTTCTACTTTTACATTTTCAAGCCTATCAGCATAGTATTGAAGTTCATTATTACCAAAACCACCGCCTGCATCAATTACATTCCATTTTGATCTATCTAACTCATTATCATTGAAATCATCAAAAAATATTAATTCCCATTTTTCTTGTTTATCTTTCTTATTTATCATAAGTTCATCCTCCCATTAAATTAATAGTAAATGTTTTAATAATTTACTTCATTATTTAATTTTTTATAAACATTATAGCTTCTTTCTGCGCACTCTGATATTTTTATTGGATGAAAACCAGGAATTTCTGAATACAATGTATCATTTAGTGGAGAAATCCAGTATTCAGGTATGTTTGATGCACCAACCATTGCTCCCATTATTGATCCTACGGTTGCACCATTACAATCTGTATCCCATCCTCCAAGAACAGCAGTGGTGACAGCTTTTTCAAAATCACCATCTCCAAATATTATAGCAGCAACGCATAAAGCAGCATTATTAATAGTGTGTACACAATGATAATGATTAAAGTTATCCCAAATTGAACTAACAAGTTCTTCTTGGTCCTTGGCCTTCTGAGCAATTTGCATTGCCTTTTTAATATCTCTCGATAATCTGCAATCATTAGGAATTTCACTCAAACCTATTTCCACAAGTTTAATTGGGTCTTTTTCAACAAAAGCAGCAGCAATAATTGCACTTATAAACATTGCACCATAAATACCATTTTTAACATGAGAAAATGAAGCATCTCTCCATGCAAGTTCGGCAGCTAATTCTGGATTTCCTGCTGCAGCATATGCATAAGCATCTACTCTTATTTGGGCTCCAATCCATTCTCTATATGGATTTAAATGTGTTCTTACCCATTCTATTTTCTTTTGCCAATCAGCAGGCTTTTCCCATTCGAGGTAACTAGTTACACTGCAAAAATTATAATAAGCCTGTGTTTCAGCAGTGCAAACACTTCCGTATGGTAGTTTTCGGTGCCAGTATTTACCTAAATCCCATGTGTCCCAGTTCAACCCTTTTTCTTCTAATAACGAGAGTCCAAGAACTGTATATCTTATATCATCATCAGTTTCCATAAATTTTATGTTTTCTCTTAGGCTTAACTTATTCCATATTGCCAATTTCAAACCATATTCATCTTGGGCTTTTGAATATGATGGAGTATAACCTTTTATTGGCCATGCATCAGCACCTTTAAACCAAAGCATAACATTTTTCCAACCAGGATTTTTTGAATTCCCCTCCATAAAATCCATTGCTTCTAAAGGTTTCCCTAATGCACATCCTACACATCTTCCAAGCCATGCACCATAGAATTTATTTTTAAGACTCCCATCATCATCTAATATTTCCAATCTTCTAGGTCCATTTGGCCTTAAGCTTTTTATAGTTTCAATGTCAGAAGGCTCAAAAAAAGAATTATCAATTTTTTTTGCATTTTTGAGCTCATCATATATTTTCATAAGGTCTTGTTCATTCTCTTCACAAGTATTCATGAGCTTTTCTTCAATACCTGTTACATCATATCCTTCTTCCTTTTTTTGTATAATTTCATATTTTAGAAGTTCCCTTAAAGATACCCAACCTGCCATAGTTAATCCTCCTATAAATTTTTAAACTTTTATTCTAATTAATTATATAATTGCCTTAATTTATTAAAATTGTTTTTGATTATTTATAGCTATTTAAAAACTCATAAACTTTCTCCAATGTTGGCATTGCAGTTTGAGCTCCTATGGCTGTTGTTGATAAAGCACCTACTGCATTAGCAAATCTTACACAATCAAATAAATTATCTGTTCCATTTGCTAAAGCATATGCAAAACCTGCATTAAATGAGTCACCTGCTGCTGTAGTATCTATTGGTTTTACTTTAAAAGCAGGTATATGTTCAAAAATGTTTTCACCAATAATGAAGGAACCCTTTTCCCCTGCTTTAGCAATAACAATGTTTGCACCTTTTTCAATCAATTTCTGCCCTGCTGTATAATAATCTTCAGGCCTTATTAATATAGGTGTTTGTGCTAAAGTTGCAAGTTCTACTTCATTAGGTGTAATATAGTCAACATAACTCAAAATTTCATCACGCCACACTACAGCAGGTGCTGGATCAAGAATAATAGTCTTCTCCAATTGTTTTAATTTTTTTATAGTATATAAAGTAGTACCTAACGGTATTTCCATTTGAAATAGGAATATATCACATTCAGTTATTTTATTCCATATTTTGTCTATATACTCTTCATTAACCATTTGATTTGCTCCAGGGTATACATATATCATATTATTACCTCCTGAAACAACAGTTACCACTGCTATCCCCGGATAGATATCTTCTAATATCTCTACAGTATCACATTTTATATTGTATTTTTTTAGCACTTCTAAATATTCTGGTCCATAAAAAAGACTACCTAATCTACCTACCATTCTGACATCAGCACCAAGTTTACCAAGTGCAACTGCCTGATTAGCTCCCTTACCACCGCCAACAAAAACATCAAATGTTTTGCTAAATATGGTTTCCCCAATCTTAGGAAGCCCTTCAATAGATGTAACAATATCAATATTTAAACTTCCTATAACACATATTTTCTTCATTTACTGATGAACCTCCATATATGTTACATTTTATAAATTTAACTGATTTATATTATCAAAACTATCAATAAATTCCAGAACAAAAAGGGCTATCCACTAAATGTGTCAGCCCTTTTTATTATTAGTCAGATATTAATGTCATTATGGAATGCGATGGAATTTTACTTTCAAAAAGATTATTGTCAAGCTCAAGTTCAAAATCAATATCTTGTTCTGTTCTATTTAAAATAACAATTACCCTTTTCCCATCATTTCTTTCGCATGCGAATATTTCTAATCTATCATCGTTGCAATTTGATGCCACCCTTACTGAACCAGGCTCAATAAATTTGCTAAAATGTCCTAAATAATAATATGCAT
This genomic window contains:
- the rbsK gene encoding ribokinase codes for the protein MKKICVIGSLNIDIVTSIEGLPKIGETIFSKTFDVFVGGGKGANQAVALGKLGADVRMVGRLGSLFYGPEYLEVLKKYNIKCDTVEILEDIYPGIAVVTVVSGGNNMIYVYPGANQMVNEEYIDKIWNKITECDIFLFQMEIPLGTTLYTIKKLKQLEKTIILDPAPAVVWRDEILSYVDYITPNEVELATLAQTPILIRPEDYYTAGQKLIEKGANIVIAKAGEKGSFIIGENIFEHIPAFKVKPIDTTAAGDSFNAGFAYALANGTDNLFDCVRFANAVGALSTTAIGAQTAMPTLEKVYEFLNSYK
- a CDS encoding family 16 glycosylhydrolase, which encodes MINKKDKQEKWELIFFDDFNDNELDRSKWNVIDAGGGFGNNELQYYADRLENVKVENSNLIITAIKENTKYNETYDYTSGKLTTQDKFYFTYGKVEVKAKLPKTQGIWPAIWMMPQDLNKYGEWPSCGEIDIMELLGQEPNTVYGTIHYGNPHTYNGSSYTLEQGDFSQDYHIFSIEWEPGEIRWYVDGVHYLTRTDWFTKDENGRIYKDHPAPFDRDFYLILNVAVGGNWPGYPDSTTIFPQQMLVDYVKVYKKID
- a CDS encoding ADP-ribosylglycohydrolase family protein; translated protein: MAGWVSLRELLKYEIIQKKEEGYDVTGIEEKLMNTCEENEQDLMKIYDELKNAKKIDNSFFEPSDIETIKSLRPNGPRRLEILDDDGSLKNKFYGAWLGRCVGCALGKPLEAMDFMEGNSKNPGWKNVMLWFKGADAWPIKGYTPSYSKAQDEYGLKLAIWNKLSLRENIKFMETDDDIRYTVLGLSLLEEKGLNWDTWDLGKYWHRKLPYGSVCTAETQAYYNFCSVTSYLEWEKPADWQKKIEWVRTHLNPYREWIGAQIRVDAYAYAAAGNPELAAELAWRDASFSHVKNGIYGAMFISAIIAAAFVEKDPIKLVEIGLSEIPNDCRLSRDIKKAMQIAQKAKDQEELVSSIWDNFNHYHCVHTINNAALCVAAIIFGDGDFEKAVTTAVLGGWDTDCNGATVGSIMGAMVGASNIPEYWISPLNDTLYSEIPGFHPIKISECAERSYNVYKKLNNEVNY